A genome region from Hymenobacter tibetensis includes the following:
- a CDS encoding BamA/TamA family outer membrane protein translates to MRFFYLTLLSMVWPLHLAAQTPDSATSVSASVPPAPGIKKNSRFGPRPGSKPSFMPAPVVFYQQETGFAAGVAVVPVWRFGTDTLVRKSNARLIAWYSQQKQSTVQLIHTVFTPGEEFFFSGELTRYNQKLFYYGVGNNNSSKSESELSYKLIIFDEKALKRVAPDLFVGLRYRFTNTTSIESMSHAKDEGANYFLRDPRVSARERQDTRVSGLGPAILYDSRDNVLATYKGAYVDAHVLFNDKAIGSEYKFVRYQLDARYFRPLTTSNNTILALQYVGQLHTGSVPFRELGGLGANLGGALYNNASLMRGIYEGRFRDRQMMTFQAEIRQKLFWRIDGVVFGAVGQVGNKVSDYSFDQTRLAGGGGLRFRFNRLDRLNIRLDCAGGTDTAPSVYFAVSEAF, encoded by the coding sequence ATGCGCTTCTTCTATCTCACCCTGTTGAGCATGGTTTGGCCGCTGCACCTAGCCGCCCAAACCCCCGACAGCGCTACTTCGGTTTCCGCTAGTGTTCCGCCTGCTCCCGGCATCAAAAAAAACTCTCGGTTCGGACCCCGTCCGGGCAGTAAGCCTAGCTTTATGCCGGCCCCGGTGGTCTTTTATCAGCAAGAAACAGGCTTTGCCGCGGGGGTAGCCGTTGTGCCCGTGTGGCGCTTCGGCACCGATACGCTGGTGCGCAAATCCAATGCCCGGCTGATTGCCTGGTACTCGCAGCAAAAGCAAAGCACTGTGCAGCTCATTCACACGGTGTTCACGCCCGGAGAAGAGTTCTTCTTTTCTGGCGAGCTAACCCGCTACAACCAGAAGCTGTTTTACTACGGCGTTGGCAACAACAACTCTTCGAAATCAGAGTCGGAGTTGAGCTATAAGCTGATCATTTTCGATGAAAAAGCGCTGAAGCGAGTAGCCCCCGACTTGTTTGTGGGGTTACGCTACCGCTTCACCAACACCACCAGCATCGAGAGTATGAGTCACGCCAAGGATGAAGGGGCGAACTACTTTCTGCGCGACCCCCGCGTGAGTGCCCGCGAACGGCAAGACACCCGTGTGTCGGGGCTGGGCCCTGCCATCCTCTACGATAGCCGCGACAACGTGCTGGCTACCTACAAGGGCGCTTACGTGGACGCGCACGTACTGTTCAATGACAAAGCCATCGGCTCCGAATACAAGTTTGTTCGGTATCAACTCGATGCGCGCTACTTCCGGCCGCTTACTACCTCCAACAACACCATCCTGGCGCTGCAATACGTGGGGCAGCTGCACACGGGCAGCGTACCGTTTCGGGAGCTAGGCGGGCTGGGTGCAAATTTGGGCGGTGCTCTTTACAACAATGCAAGCTTGATGCGCGGTATCTACGAGGGCCGTTTCCGCGACCGGCAGATGATGACCTTCCAGGCTGAAATCCGTCAGAAGCTGTTTTGGCGGATTGATGGGGTGGTATTTGGCGCCGTAGGTCAGGTTGGCAACAAAGTGAGCGACTACAGCTTCGACCAGACCCGCCTGGCGGGCGGCGGCGGGTTGCGGTTCCGTTTCAACCGCCTCGACCGGCTCAACATCCGCCTGGACTGTGCCGGTGGAACTGATACGGCGCCAAGCGTTTACTTTGCGGTAAGCGAAGCCTTTTAA
- a CDS encoding BamA/TamA family outer membrane protein has product MRLRYAFGLLLICLSVQSAAQAPTDSIPSLETAPKRQKISFVPIPIIFSQPETGLGYGVAVLPVWRFGTDTLVRKSNARLLAWRTQQRQSLIQLTHSMFTTNEQYIVSGELSYYYRFPINYYGTGPRTSRSDESVIEYKVFIGQQRVLRRLRPDLFVGLQGRITDLRDLQVKRDIERDGMVVAPSRFQERPVRERQDTRVIGVGPVLLYDHRDNVLSAYRGSYLELSALFNGGALGSDFQFGRYLLDARRYISLDQDHKTVLAGQVVGQFQAGAVPFRELANLGGDKLLRGYYDGRYRDRQLVVAQVELRRQLFWRFNGVLFGGVGQVGNTLADFDEGGLKYTGGAGLRFKFNRRDRLNVRFDYGVGRDGSTGFYFNFGEAF; this is encoded by the coding sequence ATGCGTCTGCGCTACGCCTTTGGATTGCTGTTGATCTGCTTGAGTGTGCAAAGCGCCGCGCAAGCCCCCACTGATTCGATTCCTTCGTTGGAAACTGCCCCAAAGCGGCAGAAAATTAGCTTTGTTCCCATTCCGATTATCTTCTCACAGCCCGAAACCGGATTAGGGTACGGGGTAGCTGTTTTGCCGGTGTGGCGTTTCGGTACTGATACGCTGGTGCGCAAGTCCAATGCGCGCCTGCTTGCGTGGCGCACCCAACAGCGGCAAAGCTTAATTCAGCTGACGCACAGCATGTTCACGACCAACGAGCAGTATATTGTGAGCGGTGAGCTAAGCTACTACTACCGGTTTCCTATCAACTATTACGGTACGGGCCCCCGCACTTCGCGCTCCGATGAATCGGTGATTGAGTACAAAGTGTTTATTGGGCAACAGCGGGTACTCCGGCGGCTACGCCCCGACTTGTTTGTGGGGTTGCAAGGGCGTATCACCGATCTGCGCGACCTACAAGTGAAGCGCGACATCGAGCGCGACGGCATGGTAGTAGCGCCCAGCCGCTTTCAGGAGCGCCCGGTGCGTGAGCGACAAGACACGCGCGTGATAGGAGTAGGGCCGGTGCTGCTCTACGACCACCGCGACAACGTGCTGAGCGCCTACCGAGGCTCGTATCTGGAGCTAAGCGCTTTGTTTAACGGCGGCGCCCTGGGTAGCGACTTCCAATTCGGCCGCTACCTGCTCGATGCACGTCGGTACATATCGCTCGACCAAGACCACAAAACTGTGCTGGCTGGACAAGTAGTAGGGCAGTTTCAGGCGGGCGCGGTGCCGTTTCGGGAGCTAGCCAACCTAGGTGGCGACAAGCTGCTGCGCGGCTACTACGATGGTCGGTACCGCGACCGACAACTGGTAGTGGCGCAGGTGGAACTGCGGCGGCAATTGTTCTGGCGCTTCAACGGCGTCTTGTTTGGGGGAGTAGGACAAGTGGGGAACACCCTAGCTGATTTCGATGAAGGCGGGCTCAAGTACACAGGTGGTGCCGGGCTGCGCTTCAAGTTCAACCGCCGCGACCGACTCAACGTCCGCTTTGACTACGGAGTGGGCCGCGACGGCTCCACCGGATTTTATTTCAATTTCGGCGAAGCTTTTTGA
- a CDS encoding glycosyltransferase, whose product MFTAARPLLSSETTFLRTQQLGSHVEWPAASPSTRLRISVIIPAKDEAENLPATLAALAAQTDLQGQPLDFASYEVLVLANNCHDQTANVVRAFAQRHPRLAFYVAEVQLPALDAHVGQARRLLMDEACRRLERSAGSAGIIASTDADTRVSPTWLAAIQSEIQAGNDAVGGRIFPERTISGGCLVRRTHLRDATYRVLRAHLESLVDPDPADPWPRHHQHYGASLALTVAAYRQVGGLPAVPFLEDEALWQALRRHDLRLRHSPGVQVTTSARYAGRVAVGLSWQLREWAQMMRQQREPLVESGAALVADWAARRKLRQLWENNRMQAPPRPLPSCIRMAAILSVPAGALTKQITNAATFGALWEWVQTHRASWRRGRLTTLPLAVAELRLLIAQYQLAELDVKVPAPAPTRRMLAPSQQVQTILRGSMAV is encoded by the coding sequence ATGTTTACTGCTGCACGCCCGCTCCTTTCCTCTGAAACCACCTTTTTGCGTACCCAACAGCTTGGAAGTCATGTAGAATGGCCGGCTGCTTCACCAAGCACTCGTTTGCGCATCAGCGTTATCATTCCGGCCAAAGATGAAGCAGAGAATCTGCCCGCAACGTTGGCGGCTTTAGCAGCGCAAACCGACTTGCAAGGACAACCTTTGGACTTCGCTAGCTACGAAGTGCTGGTGCTAGCCAACAACTGCCACGACCAAACGGCTAATGTCGTCCGGGCTTTCGCTCAACGGCATCCACGCCTAGCGTTCTATGTAGCCGAAGTGCAATTGCCCGCCCTCGACGCGCATGTAGGCCAAGCTCGTCGCTTGCTCATGGACGAGGCCTGCCGCCGTTTAGAACGCAGTGCTGGCTCCGCGGGCATTATTGCCAGCACCGATGCGGATACTCGCGTGTCGCCGACTTGGTTGGCGGCCATTCAATCTGAAATACAGGCTGGCAATGATGCGGTGGGGGGGCGTATTTTTCCGGAGCGTACTATTTCCGGAGGCTGCTTGGTACGTCGTACGCATCTGCGCGACGCTACGTACCGGGTACTCCGCGCCCACCTAGAATCCCTGGTCGACCCCGATCCGGCCGACCCGTGGCCTCGCCACCACCAGCACTACGGGGCTAGCTTGGCGCTTACTGTGGCGGCCTACCGGCAGGTAGGAGGGTTGCCAGCGGTGCCTTTTCTGGAAGACGAGGCCCTTTGGCAGGCGCTGCGCCGCCACGACCTGCGGCTTCGCCACAGCCCGGGCGTACAAGTAACCACGTCGGCGCGCTACGCGGGGCGGGTGGCAGTGGGGCTGTCGTGGCAGCTGCGCGAGTGGGCCCAAATGATGCGCCAGCAACGGGAGCCCCTCGTGGAAAGCGGTGCGGCGCTGGTAGCCGATTGGGCTGCGCGCCGGAAGCTGCGCCAGCTTTGGGAAAACAACCGGATGCAAGCGCCGCCACGGCCGCTGCCTTCCTGCATCCGGATGGCGGCCATTCTAAGCGTACCGGCCGGCGCATTGACCAAGCAAATAACCAACGCTGCTACCTTTGGAGCGCTCTGGGAGTGGGTGCAAACGCACCGCGCCAGCTGGCGCCGGGGCCGCCTGACCACGCTGCCCTTGGCCGTGGCCGAACTACGGTTGTTGATTGCCCAGTACCAGCTAGCAGAACTCGATGTGAAAGTGCCGGCTCCGGCACCCACGCGCCGAATGCTAGCGCCGAGCCAGCAAGTCCAGACGATACTGCGCGGCTCGATGGCCGTGTAA
- a CDS encoding class I SAM-dependent DNA methyltransferase has protein sequence MNPNQPHTLPPAYFDEVYRANNDPWSFETSPYEQAKYLDTVAALPNEQYDRAFEVGCSLGVLTEQLAARCRQLLAVDVAEAPLVRARQRCSHLPQVEFRQMTLPAEFPSDDTFDLVVLSEVGYYWAAPDLAKVADLLLAALRPGGQLLLVHWTPTVHDYPLTGDEVHEFFLAKTLPTGPLEHLHGHRAAQYRLDLLARR, from the coding sequence ATGAACCCGAACCAGCCCCACACCTTGCCCCCAGCGTATTTTGATGAAGTGTACCGCGCCAACAACGACCCGTGGAGCTTCGAAACCAGCCCCTACGAGCAAGCAAAGTACCTGGATACCGTGGCAGCCTTGCCCAACGAGCAGTACGACAGGGCCTTTGAAGTGGGGTGCTCGTTGGGCGTGCTAACCGAGCAATTGGCGGCCCGTTGCCGTCAATTGCTGGCAGTGGACGTGGCCGAGGCTCCTTTGGTGCGCGCCCGCCAGCGGTGCAGCCACCTGCCGCAAGTGGAGTTTCGCCAGATGACCTTGCCGGCAGAGTTTCCATCCGATGACACCTTCGACTTGGTTGTGCTATCGGAAGTAGGCTACTACTGGGCAGCGCCAGACCTGGCGAAAGTTGCAGACCTGCTGCTGGCCGCGTTGCGGCCCGGTGGTCAGTTGCTGCTAGTGCATTGGACGCCCACCGTCCACGACTATCCCCTCACGGGCGACGAGGTGCACGAATTTTTCCTGGCCAAAACACTACCTACTGGCCCGCTAGAGCACTTACACGGCCATCGAGCCGCGCAGTATCGTCTGGACTTGCTGGCTCGGCGCTAG
- the mgrA gene encoding L-glyceraldehyde 3-phosphate reductase, whose amino-acid sequence MHYLPSPTRYQAIPYRRCGRSGVKLPAVSLGLWHNFGDVDLLSNQRAILRRAFDSGVTHFDLANNYGPPPGSAEINFGRILREDFSTYRDELLISSKAGYNMWEGPYGEWGSKKYLVASLDQSLKRMGLEYVDIFYHHRPDPDTPLEETMTALDLLVRQGKALYVGISNYQPAEAAEAIRMLRELGTPCLIHQPKYSMFERWVEDGLLDLLGQEGVGCIPFSPLAQGLLTNKYLGGIPSDSRVAKGVGFLTENQLTPERLTQIKQLNDLAQARQQSLAQMALAWVLKDERVTSVLIGASKPEQLTDSLHCLNNLQFSTEELASIEQILGS is encoded by the coding sequence ATGCACTACCTTCCTAGTCCTACACGCTACCAAGCTATTCCGTACCGCCGTTGTGGCCGCAGCGGGGTGAAGTTGCCCGCCGTTTCCTTGGGCTTGTGGCACAACTTCGGCGACGTTGATCTGCTGTCCAACCAACGCGCTATTCTGCGGCGGGCCTTCGACAGTGGCGTTACCCATTTCGACTTAGCCAACAACTACGGGCCGCCTCCCGGCTCCGCGGAAATCAATTTCGGGCGCATACTGCGCGAGGACTTCAGCACCTACCGCGACGAGCTCCTTATCTCGTCGAAAGCAGGCTATAACATGTGGGAAGGCCCGTACGGTGAATGGGGCTCGAAAAAGTACTTGGTAGCCAGCCTCGACCAAAGCCTGAAACGCATGGGCCTGGAGTACGTGGATATCTTCTACCATCACCGCCCCGACCCCGACACTCCACTAGAGGAAACCATGACGGCCCTCGACCTGCTGGTGCGCCAAGGCAAAGCCTTGTACGTGGGCATTTCCAATTACCAACCCGCCGAAGCCGCCGAGGCTATTCGGATGTTGCGAGAACTGGGCACTCCCTGCCTGATTCATCAACCCAAGTACTCGATGTTTGAGCGGTGGGTGGAAGACGGCTTGCTGGACCTGCTTGGGCAGGAAGGAGTGGGTTGCATTCCGTTTTCGCCGCTGGCGCAAGGCCTGCTCACCAACAAATATTTAGGCGGCATCCCGAGTGATTCGCGAGTAGCCAAGGGAGTTGGGTTTCTAACTGAAAACCAGCTAACCCCTGAGCGGCTCACCCAAATTAAGCAACTCAATGACCTGGCGCAGGCACGCCAGCAAAGCCTAGCTCAAATGGCCCTGGCCTGGGTGCTGAAAGACGAGCGGGTGACATCGGTGCTCATTGGAGCCAGCAAGCCCGAGCAGCTGACCGATTCATTGCATTGCCTCAACAACTTGCAGTTCAGCACCGAGGAACTCGCCTCTATCGAGCAAATCTTGGGTAGCTAA
- a CDS encoding PIG-L deacetylase family protein has translation MTKLPPFDLRTLPTRPPEYALQVGPTLIVVPHPDDESLGCGGLLALLRQSAVPVQVVLISDGTMSHPHSQVYPAAARRALREAELRAALSELGVAPDNLVCLGLPDSRVPSEGEAGFQEAVAQLRQLFADAVPTSILCPWRRDPHPDHRATSQLVRAALAAGVAQPRLLEYVVWAWERATPADLPQPGEATGWRLDIGPVIAQKQRAIAAHRSQLAPGIIPDDPSGFLLSPEMLAHFAQPYEAYIEVK, from the coding sequence ATGACCAAGCTCCCCCCGTTTGACTTGCGCACGCTGCCGACCCGGCCGCCCGAATACGCCCTCCAAGTAGGCCCTACGCTCATCGTTGTTCCGCACCCCGATGACGAGTCGTTGGGCTGTGGCGGACTGCTTGCCTTGCTACGGCAATCGGCTGTGCCGGTGCAGGTGGTGCTGATAAGCGACGGTACGATGTCGCACCCCCATTCGCAGGTGTATCCGGCCGCTGCCCGCCGAGCCTTGCGCGAAGCAGAGCTACGGGCGGCCCTCTCCGAACTGGGCGTGGCGCCCGACAACCTTGTTTGTCTGGGCCTGCCCGATAGCCGCGTACCAAGCGAAGGGGAGGCGGGTTTTCAGGAAGCAGTTGCGCAGTTGCGCCAGTTGTTTGCAGACGCCGTGCCTACAAGCATCCTGTGCCCGTGGCGGCGCGACCCGCACCCCGACCACCGGGCTACCAGCCAGCTGGTGCGGGCGGCACTGGCCGCGGGCGTTGCACAGCCGCGCCTGCTCGAATACGTGGTGTGGGCCTGGGAACGAGCCACCCCCGCCGACCTGCCGCAACCGGGCGAAGCCACCGGCTGGCGCCTCGATATCGGTCCGGTGATAGCGCAGAAACAGCGGGCTATTGCCGCTCACCGCTCCCAGCTAGCACCCGGCATCATCCCCGATGACCCGAGCGGCTTCCTGCTTTCCCCTGAGATGCTCGCTCATTTTGCGCAGCCGTATGAGGCTTACATAGAGGTGAAATAG
- a CDS encoding acyl-CoA dehydrogenase family protein, giving the protein MPAALSLPTLSSPAASLAPQFALPEVAAAYLAPRLLAHAVHSDFEGGFPEQELAWLREAGLLQAPLAVGLGGAGLAESDQTLALLHTLKHIGRGNLAVGRLYEGHMNALQLLQRLGTDAQVAGWAADAREGHWFGVWNTEAADGVKLEPLANGRFRLHGSKTFASGAGYISRPLLSAALPDGGWQLLILPTTEQQPAYDASFWRPLGMRATASARADFTGIEIGAEDLLGNPGDYYQQPWFSGGAIRFAAVQLGGAEAVFDETRQFLQGLGRTDDPYQRQRLGEMALLIESGNLWLSGAARNASRLAAETSAEATVAYANMMRTAIETICLRVLQLAERCVGARGLLKPEPFERLHRDLTHYLRQPAPDAAQADVGRFALDRKGPAFQLWHDQAPPV; this is encoded by the coding sequence ATGCCTGCTGCCTTATCCCTCCCTACTCTCTCTTCCCCGGCGGCTAGCTTGGCTCCGCAGTTTGCGTTGCCGGAGGTAGCCGCGGCCTACCTAGCGCCGCGCTTGCTCGCCCACGCAGTGCACTCAGATTTCGAGGGAGGCTTTCCAGAGCAGGAACTTGCTTGGCTGCGCGAGGCAGGCCTGCTGCAAGCTCCGCTGGCGGTGGGGCTAGGGGGCGCCGGCTTGGCCGAATCAGACCAGACACTGGCCCTGCTACACACGCTCAAACACATAGGCCGCGGCAACTTGGCGGTGGGCCGCTTGTACGAAGGCCATATGAATGCCTTGCAGCTTTTGCAACGCTTAGGCACCGATGCGCAGGTGGCCGGATGGGCCGCCGATGCGCGCGAAGGCCACTGGTTCGGCGTCTGGAACACCGAAGCCGCCGATGGGGTGAAGCTGGAACCACTGGCCAACGGCCGCTTCCGGCTGCACGGCAGCAAAACCTTTGCTTCGGGTGCAGGCTACATAAGCCGCCCGCTGCTGTCGGCGGCGCTACCAGACGGGGGCTGGCAGCTCCTGATTCTACCTACCACCGAGCAGCAGCCCGCGTATGATGCCAGCTTCTGGCGGCCCCTCGGTATGCGCGCCACCGCCAGTGCCCGGGCCGACTTTACGGGCATTGAAATTGGGGCAGAAGATTTACTGGGGAATCCCGGCGACTATTATCAGCAGCCCTGGTTTAGCGGCGGAGCCATCCGGTTTGCCGCCGTGCAGCTAGGTGGGGCCGAAGCGGTGTTCGATGAAACCCGCCAGTTTCTGCAAGGGCTGGGCCGCACCGATGACCCGTATCAGCGCCAGCGCTTAGGTGAAATGGCGCTGCTGATTGAAAGCGGCAACCTGTGGCTAAGCGGCGCGGCGCGCAATGCTAGCCGGCTCGCCGCCGAAACCAGTGCCGAAGCCACCGTGGCGTATGCCAATATGATGCGCACAGCCATTGAGACGATTTGCTTGCGCGTCCTGCAACTGGCTGAGCGCTGCGTGGGTGCCCGGGGCCTGTTGAAACCAGAACCCTTCGAGCGTTTGCACCGCGACTTAACTCACTACTTGCGTCAGCCGGCTCCCGATGCTGCTCAAGCCGATGTCGGCCGCTTCGCCCTCGATCGTAAAGGCCCCGCTTTCCAGCTTTGGCATGACCAAGCTCCCCCCGTTTGA
- the purH gene encoding bifunctional phosphoribosylaminoimidazolecarboxamide formyltransferase/IMP cyclohydrolase, with protein sequence MSQPIRSALVSVYYKDRLEPLVALLKEHGVTLYSTGGTQQFLEEQGAEVTAVESLTGFPAVFGGRVKTLHPKVFGGILHRRHETGDLAEAERHQIPPIDLVIVDLYPFEETVASGAPEADIIEKIDIGGISLLRAAAKNFRDVLVVSSRDQYQAVTELLGAKGCATDLEDRRQYATAAFAATSHYDTAIHQYMAGAAVGSKEVASSNAPAGAGAESAATTPLRYGENPHQSGTFHGDLAALFDQLHGKQLSYNNLVDVDAAVLLMQEFQADGPAACAILKHTNACGVAQADTLHTAYLNALACDPVSAFGGVIIVNKPVDAATAEELNKLFFEVLIAPEFEAAALPILQSKKNRILLRQKPVELPAKQVKTLLNGVVEQDFDRAIEGAADFRTVTESAPTTEEVAALEFALKVCKHTKSNTIVLARAGQLLASGVGQTSRVDALRQAIEKARAFGFDLQGSVMASDAFFPFPDCVEIAGEAGIRAVVQPGGSIKDQDSVDACNRLGMAMVLTGVRHFKH encoded by the coding sequence ATGTCACAGCCCATTCGTTCTGCCCTTGTTTCCGTCTATTACAAAGACCGTTTGGAGCCATTGGTGGCACTGCTGAAAGAGCATGGCGTAACGCTGTATTCCACAGGCGGTACGCAGCAGTTTCTGGAAGAGCAAGGTGCCGAGGTAACCGCCGTGGAAAGTTTGACGGGCTTTCCCGCCGTGTTTGGCGGCCGCGTCAAGACGCTGCACCCTAAAGTGTTCGGTGGCATCCTGCACCGCCGCCACGAAACCGGCGACCTAGCCGAAGCCGAGCGGCACCAGATTCCGCCCATCGACTTGGTGATTGTAGACCTCTACCCGTTCGAGGAAACCGTGGCTTCGGGCGCGCCAGAAGCAGACATTATCGAAAAGATTGACATTGGGGGTATCTCGCTGCTGCGCGCCGCCGCCAAAAACTTTCGCGACGTGCTCGTGGTAAGCAGCCGCGACCAGTACCAGGCCGTAACCGAACTGCTTGGTGCCAAAGGCTGCGCTACCGACCTCGAAGACCGTCGCCAGTACGCTACGGCGGCTTTCGCTGCTACTTCCCACTATGATACCGCCATTCATCAGTATATGGCCGGTGCCGCAGTTGGCAGCAAAGAAGTAGCAAGCAGCAATGCGCCGGCTGGTGCCGGGGCTGAATCAGCCGCTACAACGCCGCTGCGCTACGGCGAAAACCCCCACCAGTCGGGTACTTTCCACGGCGACCTGGCCGCCCTCTTCGACCAGCTTCATGGCAAGCAACTCAGCTACAACAACTTGGTGGATGTAGATGCTGCGGTGCTGCTCATGCAGGAGTTCCAGGCCGATGGTCCGGCGGCCTGCGCCATTCTCAAGCACACCAACGCCTGCGGAGTAGCCCAGGCCGATACGCTGCACACTGCCTACCTAAACGCCCTGGCCTGCGACCCAGTGTCGGCTTTCGGTGGGGTTATCATTGTGAACAAGCCCGTGGACGCCGCTACCGCCGAAGAGCTAAACAAGCTGTTTTTCGAGGTGCTGATTGCGCCGGAGTTCGAGGCCGCGGCCTTACCGATTCTACAAAGCAAGAAAAACCGTATTCTGCTGCGTCAAAAGCCCGTGGAATTGCCCGCCAAGCAAGTGAAGACGTTGCTCAACGGTGTTGTCGAGCAGGATTTCGACCGGGCCATTGAAGGTGCTGCTGACTTCCGCACCGTCACCGAATCGGCACCCACCACAGAGGAAGTAGCTGCCTTGGAGTTTGCGCTCAAAGTGTGCAAGCACACCAAGAGCAACACCATTGTGCTAGCCCGGGCCGGGCAACTGCTGGCTTCCGGAGTAGGGCAAACTTCCCGCGTGGATGCCTTGCGCCAAGCTATTGAAAAGGCCCGCGCCTTCGGCTTCGACCTGCAAGGCTCGGTTATGGCTTCCGATGCCTTCTTCCCCTTCCCCGACTGCGTGGAAATAGCGGGCGAAGCAGGTATCCGGGCCGTGGTGCAGCCCGGCGGCTCCATCAAAGACCAGGACTCAGTGGACGCTTGCAACCGCCTTGGCATGGCCATGGTGCTCACCGGAGTGCGGCACTTCAAGCATTAA
- a CDS encoding rod shape-determining protein — MGFFNFLTSDIAIDLGTANTLIIHNDKIVVDEPSIIAKDRTTNKVIAVGRQAQQMHEKTHDNIRTIRPLKDGVIADFHAAEEMIKGMIKMIDTRNRLFQPSHRMVICIPSGITEVEKRAVRDSAEHAGAKEVWMIQEPMAAAIGIGIDVEQPIGSMIIDIGGGTTEIAVIALSGIVCDQSIKTAGDVFNQDILDYMRRQHNLLIGERSAERIKIEVGAALTELEITPPDYEVRGRDLMTGIPKVIKVTSSEIAIALDKSVAKIEEAVLKALEISPPELSADIYENGIHLTGGGALLRGLDKRLAVKTKLPIHIAEDPLRAVVRGTGKAIKDIQAFRGVLLT; from the coding sequence ATGGGTTTCTTCAATTTCCTTACCAGCGACATTGCCATCGACCTGGGTACGGCCAATACGCTTATCATTCACAACGACAAAATCGTGGTGGATGAGCCGAGCATTATCGCAAAAGACCGTACTACTAATAAGGTAATCGCCGTGGGTCGGCAAGCGCAGCAGATGCACGAGAAAACCCACGACAACATCAGAACCATCCGTCCGCTCAAAGACGGAGTTATTGCCGATTTCCACGCCGCCGAGGAAATGATCAAAGGCATGATCAAAATGATTGACACGCGGAACCGGTTGTTTCAGCCTTCCCACCGCATGGTCATCTGTATTCCTTCCGGCATCACGGAAGTGGAAAAGCGCGCCGTACGTGACTCCGCCGAACACGCCGGGGCCAAAGAAGTCTGGATGATTCAGGAGCCGATGGCCGCTGCCATTGGTATCGGCATTGACGTGGAGCAGCCCATTGGGTCGATGATTATCGACATCGGGGGTGGTACCACCGAAATTGCGGTTATCGCGCTGTCGGGTATCGTCTGCGACCAGTCTATCAAAACGGCCGGGGACGTATTCAACCAGGATATTCTCGACTATATGCGCCGCCAGCACAACCTGCTGATTGGCGAGCGGAGCGCCGAGCGGATCAAGATAGAAGTAGGAGCTGCTCTCACCGAGCTGGAAATAACCCCGCCCGACTACGAAGTGCGCGGCCGTGACCTGATGACGGGTATTCCGAAGGTAATCAAAGTAACCTCGTCGGAAATTGCTATTGCGCTGGACAAGTCGGTAGCCAAAATCGAAGAAGCCGTGTTGAAGGCGCTGGAAATCAGCCCGCCCGAGTTGTCGGCCGACATTTATGAGAACGGCATTCACCTGACCGGCGGCGGGGCGCTCTTGCGGGGCCTCGACAAGCGCCTGGCGGTTAAGACCAAGTTGCCTATTCATATTGCCGAAGACCCGTTGCGCGCCGTTGTGCGTGGTACCGGCAAGGCCATCAAGGACATTCAGGCTTTCCGAGGCGTACTGTTGACCTAG